From Aquabacter sp. L1I39, the proteins below share one genomic window:
- the sdhD gene encoding succinate dehydrogenase, hydrophobic membrane anchor protein: MHSPMRTPLGRVRGLGAARSGTEHFFLQRVTGAANFLLMIAFICIVISLAGESYATARAAIGSPFVAIVLLLTLLSVTTHMRIGMQVIIEDYVTGEAMKVLCIVANTFFTVAIGLAGAFAVLKISLGG; encoded by the coding sequence ATGCACAGCCCCATGCGCACCCCTCTCGGCCGCGTCCGCGGCCTTGGCGCCGCCCGCTCTGGAACGGAACACTTCTTCCTTCAGCGGGTGACCGGCGCCGCCAATTTCCTGCTGATGATCGCCTTCATCTGCATCGTCATCTCGCTGGCGGGCGAAAGCTACGCCACCGCGCGCGCCGCCATCGGCAGCCCCTTCGTCGCCATCGTCCTGCTGCTCACGCTGCTTTCGGTGACCACCCACATGCGCATCGGCATGCAGGTCATCATCGAGGACTATGTCACTGGTGAAGCGATGAAGGTGCTCTGCATCGTCGCCAACACCTTCTTCACGGTCGCGATCGGTCTTGCCGGCGCGTTTGCCGTGCTCAAGATCAGCCTGGGAGGCTGA
- the sdhC gene encoding succinate dehydrogenase, cytochrome b556 subunit, producing MADSPTRVTRPLSPHLQIYRPLFTMMMSIVHRITGGALYFGTVILVWWLLAAATSPGAYATFSGIAGSWLGMLILFGFTWALLHHALGGIRHFLWDFLIGFGANERVLLAKATLAGSVALTLLIWIIGLAVKG from the coding sequence ATGGCCGACAGCCCCACGCGCGTCACGCGCCCGCTATCGCCCCACCTGCAGATTTACCGTCCGCTGTTCACGATGATGATGTCCATCGTGCACCGCATCACCGGTGGTGCCCTCTATTTCGGCACGGTCATCCTGGTGTGGTGGCTGCTGGCGGCGGCGACCTCGCCGGGTGCCTATGCCACCTTCTCGGGTATTGCCGGCTCCTGGCTCGGCATGCTGATCCTGTTCGGCTTCACCTGGGCGCTCCTGCACCATGCCCTCGGCGGCATCCGCCACTTCCTGTGGGACTTCCTCATCGGCTTCGGCGCCAATGAGCGTGTCCTGCTGGCCAAGGCCACTTTGGCCGGCTCGGTGGCGCTGACGCTGCTGATCTGGATCATCGGCCTGGCCGTAAAGGGCTGA
- a CDS encoding OmpW/AlkL family protein, which translates to MATKGFWGRIGLFAATMMTAAFATAASAADLSPVVKAPVQPVTEQSPWMIRLRALGVLPMDGGNVQGVAGSNLSYSNSITPELDISYFLTKNVALELILGTTKSNIYGQDAISSLGKIGSTWILPPTLTLQYHFTELGAFKPYVGFGVNYTFFYNTSTTNSVTSLSLQNTWGWALQAGFDYMFDKHWGINVDVKKIFLTPSFDVGVGATTLPGQADLNPWLVAAGVTYRF; encoded by the coding sequence ATGGCTACGAAGGGCTTCTGGGGGCGGATCGGCCTTTTCGCCGCGACGATGATGACGGCGGCTTTCGCAACGGCCGCGAGCGCGGCGGACCTCTCGCCGGTGGTGAAGGCGCCGGTGCAGCCGGTGACGGAACAGAGCCCATGGATGATCCGCCTGCGCGCCCTCGGCGTGCTGCCCATGGACGGCGGCAACGTCCAGGGCGTGGCCGGCTCCAACCTGTCCTATTCCAACTCGATCACGCCGGAACTGGACATCTCCTACTTCCTGACCAAGAACGTGGCCCTCGAATTGATCCTGGGCACCACGAAGTCCAACATCTACGGCCAGGATGCCATTTCCAGCCTCGGCAAGATCGGCAGCACCTGGATCCTGCCGCCCACGCTGACCCTGCAGTATCACTTCACCGAGCTGGGCGCGTTCAAGCCGTATGTGGGCTTCGGCGTGAACTACACCTTCTTCTACAACACCAGCACAACGAACTCGGTGACCTCCCTCAGCCTCCAGAACACCTGGGGCTGGGCGCTGCAGGCCGGCTTCGACTACATGTTCGACAAGCACTGGGGCATCAACGTCGACGTGAAGAAGATCTTCCTCACCCCGAGCTTCGACGTGGGCGTCGGCGCCACCACCCTGCCGGGCCAGGCCGACCTGAACCCCTGGCTGGTCGCCGCCGGTGTGACCTACCGCTTCTGA
- a CDS encoding alpha/beta hydrolase family esterase translates to MRQTAGAIPRAVRPFALMLAILVPAFWGMANAAHAQADPAAPNIAASNLAEEHIQVGREDRTYLISRPPGATGPAPTVIALHAAGQSSQSFRDYVGLDVTATPQGVVTVYPQGIGRVWNDGRPAAMRLKAILTPGDDVPFLILLVQRLVQEGIADPRRIYLLGISNGGFMVERMACEHAGLFAAFAVTMATAPANYREECAPSRPVPIMFVHGTADSVIGWFGFWTPLGATLSAPDSALLYAALDRCAQTATEPLADRDPLDGTSISLQTWTSCEGGAEVRLYKVEGGGHQSPARVRTKPDLASSVLGLRSRDLDMGEASLAFFSRFALPGPDPVPAPAAKRTTGKPAPANSATPKGTANGARPKPASADAQRGSKTQ, encoded by the coding sequence ATGCGCCAAACCGCCGGGGCGATTCCGCGTGCCGTCCGCCCCTTCGCCCTGATGCTGGCAATCCTTGTCCCTGCTTTTTGGGGCATGGCCAATGCCGCGCACGCGCAAGCCGATCCGGCCGCACCGAATATCGCCGCCTCGAACCTCGCCGAGGAGCACATCCAGGTGGGCCGGGAGGACCGGACCTATCTCATCTCCCGCCCGCCTGGCGCCACCGGCCCCGCGCCGACCGTGATCGCGCTCCACGCCGCCGGGCAGTCCTCCCAGAGCTTCCGCGACTATGTGGGGCTCGACGTGACGGCCACGCCCCAGGGGGTGGTCACGGTCTATCCCCAGGGTATCGGGCGGGTCTGGAATGATGGCCGGCCCGCCGCCATGCGCCTGAAAGCGATCCTCACGCCCGGCGACGACGTGCCCTTCCTCATTCTGCTGGTGCAGCGTCTGGTGCAGGAGGGCATCGCCGATCCGCGCCGGATCTATCTGCTGGGCATTTCCAATGGCGGCTTCATGGTGGAGCGCATGGCCTGCGAGCATGCGGGCCTGTTTGCCGCCTTCGCCGTCACCATGGCCACCGCGCCGGCCAATTATCGCGAGGAATGCGCCCCGTCCCGGCCGGTGCCCATCATGTTCGTGCACGGGACCGCCGATTCCGTGATCGGCTGGTTCGGCTTCTGGACACCGCTCGGCGCCACCTTGTCCGCGCCCGACAGCGCGCTCCTTTATGCGGCGCTCGACCGCTGTGCGCAGACGGCCACCGAGCCGCTGGCGGATCGCGATCCGCTCGACGGCACCTCCATCAGTCTTCAGACCTGGACCAGTTGCGAAGGCGGCGCCGAGGTGCGCCTCTACAAGGTGGAGGGCGGGGGACACCAGTCGCCCGCGCGCGTGCGCACCAAGCCGGATCTTGCTTCGTCCGTGCTGGGCCTGCGCAGCCGCGACCTGGACATGGGCGAGGCGTCGCTCGCCTTCTTCTCCCGCTTCGCCCTGCCGGGGCCGGACCCCGTCCCCGCGCCAGCGGCGAAGCGCACCACTGGCAAGCCGGCCCCCGCCAACTCCGCTACCCCCAAGGGGACGGCCAATGGCGCGCGCCCCAAGCCCGCCTCCGCCGATGCTCAGCGGGGCAGCAAGACCCAATAG
- a CDS encoding MaoC family dehydratase → MTKTSSGNFFEDFSVGQVIRHATPRTITAGDVSLYSALYGSRFAVQSADSFAQALGYPRAPVDDLLVFHVVFGKTVPDISLNAVANLGYAGGRFLAPVYPGDTLHAVSEVIGLRENSNGQSGVVYVRSTGFNQDGVEVLDYVRWVMVRKRDPKTPAVEAVVPKLPAALAPDALGDAVPPLDASEWRDDLSGSPYRFGDYEVGEKIDHVDGMTVEEAEHMIATRLYQNTAKVHFNQFTEGQGRFGRRLIYGGHVISIARALSFNGLSNAFHVAAINGGRHVSPLFAGLTVFAWSEILDKAEISGRDDVGALRVRTIATKDRPCADFPLKAGEDYDPSVILDLDYWVLLPR, encoded by the coding sequence ATGACGAAAACCAGTTCCGGCAACTTCTTCGAGGATTTCTCCGTCGGCCAGGTGATCCGGCACGCCACGCCGCGCACCATCACGGCGGGCGATGTGAGCCTCTATAGCGCGCTCTATGGCTCGCGCTTCGCGGTGCAGTCCGCCGACAGCTTCGCCCAGGCGCTGGGCTATCCCCGCGCGCCGGTGGATGACCTTCTCGTCTTCCACGTGGTGTTCGGCAAGACGGTGCCGGACATCTCGCTGAATGCGGTGGCCAATCTCGGTTATGCCGGCGGGCGGTTCCTCGCCCCGGTCTATCCCGGCGACACGCTGCATGCGGTCTCCGAGGTGATCGGGCTGCGGGAGAATTCCAACGGCCAGAGCGGCGTCGTCTATGTGCGCTCCACCGGCTTCAACCAGGACGGCGTCGAGGTGCTCGACTATGTGCGCTGGGTGATGGTGCGCAAGCGCGATCCCAAGACGCCGGCGGTGGAGGCGGTGGTGCCCAAGCTGCCCGCGGCGCTGGCCCCCGACGCGCTGGGCGATGCCGTCCCGCCGCTGGACGCCTCCGAATGGCGGGACGACCTCTCGGGCTCGCCCTACCGCTTCGGCGACTATGAGGTGGGCGAGAAGATCGATCATGTGGACGGCATGACGGTGGAGGAGGCGGAGCACATGATCGCCACCCGCCTCTACCAGAACACGGCAAAGGTGCATTTCAACCAGTTCACCGAGGGCCAGGGCCGCTTCGGCCGCCGGCTGATCTATGGCGGGCACGTCATTTCCATTGCCCGGGCGCTGTCCTTTAACGGGCTGTCCAATGCCTTCCATGTGGCCGCCATCAATGGCGGGCGCCACGTCTCCCCGCTCTTTGCCGGGCTGACCGTGTTCGCCTGGAGCGAGATCCTCGACAAGGCAGAGATTTCCGGCCGCGACGATGTGGGCGCGCTGCGCGTGCGCACCATCGCCACCAAGGACCGGCCCTGCGCCGATTTTCCGCTGAAGGCCGGCGAGGACTATGACCCGAGCGTGATCCTCGACCTCGACTATTGGGTCTTGCTGCCCCGCTGA
- a CDS encoding cation diffusion facilitator family transporter, producing MAAHGAGGVSVVVSGGAGLVARTGKGAGVKGSASQQLSFQAMIFVICLFPFYILAATLTNSAAVLTDLLATSFDLTSLTACWLVLRIAHKGPGERYAYGLGKLENLAELMIAILQVILVIIASVRAVSSLMHPEAVSGAWLGLAVTAAAVCGNVFLNRKATRLARETRSPVLAAQARVHFISAVSSGSVFCVTVITSTFHQIEWVAYLDPIASFLVIGLMVFNIFEMMTNSLGSLLDQAIGEAGQLRILKALTTQFDEFEELGDIRTRQHGGKMLVELHLGFDPHWSVARAREAVAKLSNAVKEEFGQVGDTVDVSVVLLPPTARTFQAALGEAAQ from the coding sequence ATGGCGGCACATGGCGCGGGCGGTGTGAGTGTGGTGGTATCGGGGGGCGCCGGGTTGGTGGCGCGGACGGGAAAGGGGGCGGGGGTGAAGGGGTCTGCGAGCCAGCAATTGTCGTTCCAGGCGATGATCTTCGTCATCTGCCTGTTTCCCTTCTACATCCTGGCGGCGACGCTGACCAATTCGGCGGCGGTGCTCACCGACCTGCTGGCCACCTCCTTCGACCTGACCTCGCTGACTGCCTGCTGGCTGGTGCTGCGCATCGCCCATAAGGGGCCGGGGGAGCGTTATGCCTATGGCCTCGGCAAGCTGGAGAACCTCGCCGAGCTGATGATCGCCATATTGCAGGTGATCCTGGTCATCATCGCCAGCGTGCGCGCCGTCTCCAGCCTCATGCATCCGGAGGCGGTGAGCGGGGCCTGGCTCGGCCTTGCGGTGACCGCCGCCGCGGTGTGCGGAAATGTCTTCCTCAACCGCAAGGCGACGCGCCTCGCCCGCGAGACCCGCTCGCCGGTGCTCGCCGCCCAGGCGCGGGTGCACTTCATCTCAGCGGTGTCGTCCGGCTCGGTCTTCTGCGTCACCGTCATCACCTCAACCTTCCACCAGATCGAATGGGTGGCCTATCTGGACCCCATCGCGTCCTTCCTGGTGATCGGGCTGATGGTGTTCAACATCTTCGAGATGATGACCAATTCGCTGGGCTCCCTGCTCGATCAGGCGATCGGCGAGGCGGGACAGCTGCGCATCCTCAAGGCCCTGACCACCCAGTTCGACGAGTTCGAGGAACTCGGCGACATCCGCACCCGCCAGCATGGCGGCAAGATGCTGGTGGAATTGCACCTGGGCTTCGATCCCCATTGGAGCGTCGCCCGCGCCCGCGAGGCGGTGGCGAAGCTCTCCAATGCCGTGAAGGAGGAGTTCGGCCAGGTGGGTGACACCGTGGACGTGTCCGTGGTGCTCCTGCCGCCCACCGCCCGCACGTTTCAGGCGGCGCTCGGCGAGGCGGCTCAGTAG
- a CDS encoding DUF1737 domain-containing protein, translated as MKLYRYLTGPDDSAFCKRVSAALNKGWQLYGAPTLTFDPVKGRVICGQVIVKDVPGDWTDDVTLSDY; from the coding sequence ATGAAGCTCTATCGCTATCTCACGGGTCCCGACGACAGCGCCTTCTGCAAGCGCGTGAGCGCGGCGCTGAACAAGGGGTGGCAGCTTTATGGCGCGCCCACCCTCACCTTCGATCCGGTCAAGGGCCGCGTCATTTGCGGGCAGGTGATCGTGAAGGACGTGCCCGGCGACTGGACGGACGACGTCACCCTGTCGGACTACTGA